One genomic region from Metallosphaera tengchongensis encodes:
- a CDS encoding APC family permease has product MSDRTKISPTEVFFLSFGGQSPFISLIAFGTEMILYVGTDSGFAMMVTTLLVMANASVIYSLSKRFTKGGGYYTYALHALTSDLGITTGWMYILYSLSYGGTLMLGGVYVLEQLTGIDPLLLSLLVTIIASAIVIGGVKLSARYAVAVGILEIIAILGLSFYFLFLSGFKFYNPIPSKLPENLPEAILFGIGIPSGYSSVVSFPEEIQNAAKTVSRTSILVPLLGGGLASLFFYSLAAMNFQGNMVSLLLSLFGTVGGIFIAAIAMSDAVLGGIAYLLAGSRTLFNMAKNQHFTSLFSIEYKGQPKVAEVIVSIFVVLTSFFLVRYFGIFTSLGLIAGIAGLSNLYIHMAASVSLARMGRRKPRKHVHEIVFSVFSLVLSSWILFVSFGQLEKYVVYFFLGWIILGFLLAESLEMLREEESGK; this is encoded by the coding sequence ATGAGCGACAGAACGAAGATTTCGCCCACTGAGGTCTTCTTCCTTTCCTTCGGAGGTCAGTCACCTTTTATCTCACTTATTGCATTCGGGACAGAGATGATCCTATATGTTGGGACTGACTCGGGCTTCGCCATGATGGTTACGACCTTGCTGGTTATGGCCAACGCGTCGGTGATTTACTCGCTGTCTAAAAGGTTTACGAAGGGGGGTGGATATTACACTTACGCTCTACATGCACTGACTAGTGATTTAGGAATTACGACTGGATGGATGTACATCCTTTACTCACTGAGCTACGGAGGTACTCTGATGCTGGGAGGAGTTTACGTGTTAGAACAGCTTACCGGAATTGATCCCCTTTTACTATCCCTCCTAGTCACAATCATAGCCTCGGCTATAGTAATAGGTGGAGTTAAGCTGTCTGCAAGGTATGCAGTTGCAGTTGGTATACTAGAAATTATTGCCATCCTAGGTTTATCTTTCTATTTCCTTTTTCTTTCAGGATTTAAATTCTATAACCCTATCCCCTCAAAATTACCGGAAAATCTTCCGGAGGCGATCTTGTTCGGTATAGGAATTCCATCCGGTTACTCCAGCGTCGTTAGTTTCCCTGAAGAGATACAGAACGCTGCGAAAACCGTAAGCAGGACTTCCATCCTAGTACCCCTTCTAGGGGGAGGGCTAGCGTCACTCTTCTTTTACTCCTTAGCTGCAATGAATTTTCAAGGAAACATGGTATCCCTATTGCTCTCTCTCTTTGGGACGGTCGGTGGCATATTTATAGCTGCCATTGCCATGAGCGACGCAGTACTGGGAGGAATAGCGTATCTTTTGGCTGGGTCAAGAACGCTGTTCAATATGGCTAAAAATCAACATTTCACGAGCCTCTTCTCAATTGAATATAAGGGACAGCCCAAGGTAGCGGAGGTAATAGTTTCGATATTCGTTGTCTTGACTTCATTTTTCCTAGTACGTTATTTTGGGATTTTTACTTCCCTAGGTCTAATAGCAGGAATTGCAGGCCTGAGTAACCTCTACATACACATGGCTGCCTCTGTGTCCCTTGCGAGGATGGGTAGAAGGAAACCCAGGAAGCACGTCCACGAAATAGTTTTCTCCGTTTTCTCACTAGTTCTATCCTCTTGGATACTCTTCGTATCCTTTGGCCAGTTGGAAAAATACGTAGTGTACTTCTTCTTAGGATGGATCATACTAGGATTTCTCCTCGCCGAGAGCTTAGAAATGCTTAGGGAAGAGGAAAGTGGAAAATGA
- the purE gene encoding 5-(carboxyamino)imidazole ribonucleotide mutase codes for MPLVGVIMGSKNDWEVMKEAAEVLSNFNVSYEARVVSAHRTPEFMMEYAKEAHSKGIEVIIAGAGGAAHLPGMVASLTHLPVIGVPIPTRNLNGLDSLLSIVQMPYGVPVATVAIGGAKNAALLAVRILSLKHPELVNKIQQFMEGMRRDVLSTTL; via the coding sequence ATGCCATTGGTCGGAGTCATAATGGGAAGTAAGAACGACTGGGAGGTTATGAAGGAGGCAGCAGAAGTGTTGAGCAACTTCAACGTATCTTATGAAGCGAGGGTTGTGTCAGCCCACAGAACTCCGGAGTTCATGATGGAATACGCGAAGGAGGCGCACAGCAAGGGGATAGAGGTCATAATTGCAGGAGCGGGAGGCGCTGCACACCTTCCGGGCATGGTAGCATCTCTCACTCACTTACCTGTTATCGGAGTTCCAATCCCCACAAGAAACCTCAACGGTCTAGATTCTCTTCTTTCCATAGTTCAGATGCCCTATGGGGTTCCAGTAGCTACTGTGGCCATTGGTGGGGCTAAGAATGCTGCTCTCCTAGCAGTCAGAATATTATCCTTAAAGCACCCTGAACTTGTGAACAAGATTCAACAGTTCATGGAGGGGATGAGGAGGGATGTCCTATCGACCACACTTTAA
- a CDS encoding DUF429 domain-containing protein — translation MSPSYCGIDLAVKRESAVAVMTGNLIEVQFLLADEEIINACEEAKVVAIDAPLTYKEGYREVDLLLVRRGLRVFPPSFIKALTYRGMELSKSLNAIETHPTSSFKILGWDWKDLSNNKDEADSVISAVTAYHYTMGKTLSFKAVDGEIHLLKPPRPSISSVGRRRYIIED, via the coding sequence ATGAGCCCTAGCTATTGTGGAATAGACCTCGCTGTGAAAAGGGAAAGTGCTGTTGCGGTGATGACGGGAAACCTGATTGAAGTCCAGTTTCTACTTGCTGACGAAGAAATAATAAACGCCTGTGAGGAGGCAAAGGTGGTCGCCATTGACGCGCCCTTGACCTATAAGGAGGGATACAGGGAAGTTGACCTGTTGTTGGTAAGGAGGGGGCTAAGGGTTTTTCCTCCCTCTTTTATTAAGGCATTGACCTATAGGGGAATGGAACTATCTAAAAGCTTGAACGCCATAGAGACGCACCCTACCTCCTCCTTCAAGATCCTAGGATGGGATTGGAAGGATCTGAGTAACAACAAGGATGAGGCGGACTCGGTCATAAGCGCAGTGACCGCATACCACTATACCATGGGTAAAACACTATCCTTCAAAGCAGTTGATGGAGAAATACACCTCCTTAAGCCTCCAAGACCATCCATCTCAAGTGTAGGTAGAAGAAGATATATTATAGAAGACTAG
- a CDS encoding class I SAM-dependent methyltransferase yields the protein MKRHSHFDRLLDERRKNFENPENFIPKLLRGDEIVVDMGCGPGYYCPELEKYSSKLYCVDFNKEALDIAKTRIKKPNTELLYEESSRTSIPPSSVDVVVLANSFHDMDREAAYSEILRILKPSGKVIIVDWKKEETPFGPPMSIRMSEKDYINLFKDFELKQTFDPGPYHYGLVLIRKSN from the coding sequence ATGAAAAGACATTCTCATTTTGATCGTCTTCTAGACGAAAGGAGAAAAAATTTCGAAAACCCAGAGAACTTTATTCCCAAGCTTCTTCGAGGAGATGAGATTGTAGTCGATATGGGATGCGGCCCTGGATACTACTGCCCGGAGCTGGAGAAATACTCTTCAAAGCTCTATTGTGTTGACTTTAACAAGGAGGCGTTAGATATTGCAAAGACCAGGATAAAGAAGCCAAACACCGAACTCCTTTACGAAGAGTCATCAAGAACCTCAATACCCCCGTCCTCAGTTGACGTGGTTGTACTAGCCAACTCCTTCCATGATATGGACAGGGAAGCTGCCTATTCTGAAATTTTAAGGATACTAAAACCCTCGGGTAAGGTCATTATCGTGGATTGGAAAAAAGAGGAGACACCCTTTGGACCCCCCATGAGCATCAGAATGAGCGAAAAGGACTACATAAACCTTTTCAAAGATTTCGAACTAAAGCAAACCTTTGATCCTGGTCCCTATCACTACGGTTTGGTCCTTATAAGAAAATCCAACTAG